In Molothrus aeneus isolate 106 chromosome 4, BPBGC_Maene_1.0, whole genome shotgun sequence, the following are encoded in one genomic region:
- the ADD1 gene encoding alpha-adducin isoform X11, whose translation MNGDSGVGVVTSPPPTTAPHKERYFDRVDENNPEYLRERNMAPDLRQDFNMMEQKKRVSMILQSPAFCEELESMIQEQFKKGKNPTGLLALQQIADFMTTHVPNVYPAAPQGGMAALNMSLGMVTPVNDLRGSDSIAYEKGEKLLRCKLAAFYRLADLFGWSQLIYNHITARVNSEQEHFLIVPFGLLYSEVTASSLVKINIQGDVVDRGSTNLGVNQAGFTLHSAIYAARPDVKCIVHIHTPAGAAVSAMKCGLLPISPEALSLGEVAYHDYHGILVDDEEKVVIQKNLGPKSKVLILRNHGLVSVGETVEEAFYYIHNLVLACEIQVRTLASAGGPDNLVLLDPGKYKAKSRSPESPAGEGTVSHPKWQIGEQEFEALMRMLDNLGYRTGYPYRCPALREKSKKYSDVEIPASVTGYSFTSDGESGISSPLRHSFQKQQREKTRWLNSGRGDDASEEGQNGSSPKSKTKWTKEDGHRTATSAVPNLFVPLNTNPKEVQEMRNKIREQNLQDIKTAGPQSQVLSGVVVDRSLVQGELVTASKAIIEKEYQPKVIVSTTGPNPFNKLTDRELEEYRKEVERKQKGPEEPSEDGRPQKEKSPPDPSSARTPPSTPIKIEEGDGYAKEYLLP comes from the exons ATGAATGGTGATTCTGGTGTGGGGGTGGTGACTTCACCACCTCCAACAACAGCCCCTCATAAAGAGAGGTATTTTGATCGAGTTGATGAAAATAACCCAGAATAtttgagagagagaaatatgGCACCTGACCTTCGCCAGGATTTTAACATGATGGAACAGAAGAAGAGAGTCTCCATGATTCTTCAGAGCCCA GCCTTCTGTGAGGAATTGGAATCCATGATCCAGGAACAGTTCAAGAAGGGGAAGAACCCCACAGGTTTATTGGCTTTGCAGCAGATTGCAGATTTCATGACAACGCACGTTCCAAATGTCTACCCTGCAGCACCTCAAGGTGGAATGGCTGCATTAAACATGA GTCTTGGCATGGTAACACCAGTAAATGATCTGAGAGGGTCTGATTCCATTGCTTATGAAAAAGGGGAGAAGTTGTTACGATGCAAATTGGCAGCTTTCTACAGATTAGCAGATCTCTTTGGCTGGTCTCAGCTTATTTACAATCATATAACA GCCAGAGTAAACTCTGAGCAAGAGCATTTCCTTATTGTACCTTTTGGACTCCTCTATAGTGAAGTCACTGCATCTAGTCTG GTTAAAATCAATATTCAGGGAGATGTGGTTGATCGTGGAAGCACTAACCTGGGAGTAAACCAAGCTGGTTTTACATTGCACTCAGCAATTTATGCAGCCCGACCTGATGTGAAATGCATTGTCCATATCCACACCCCCGCAGGAGCCGCG GTTTCTGCAATGAAATGTGGTCTCTTGCCAATTTCACCTGAAGCACTTTCTCTAGGGGAAGTAGCTTATCATGACTACCATGGTATTTTAGTggatgatgaagaaaaggtggTTATTCAGAAAAATTTGGGACCTAAAAGCAAG GTCCTTATTCTCAGAAACCATGGCCTAGTATCAGTTGGAGAGACTGTTGAGGAGGCTTTCTACTATATTCATAACCTAGTGCTTGCCTGTGAGATACAA GTCCGTACCCTGGCCAGTGCAGGTGGCCCTGACAACTTGGTGCTTCTTGATCCTGGCAAGTACAAAGCCAAGTCTCGCTCCCCTGAGTCTCCAGCAGGTGAGGGTACTGTGTCCCATCCCAAATGGCAGATTGGTGAACAGGAGTTCGAAGCTCTTATGCGAATGCTGGATAATCTG GGTTACAGAACCGGCTACCCATATCGATGCCCTGCTCTGAGAGAGAAATCTAAAAAGTACAGCGATGTTGAGATTCCAGCTAGTGTCACAGGTTACTCCTTTACTAGTGATGGCGAATCAGGCATTTCCTCCCCCCTCAGACACAGTTTTCAGAAACAGCAGCGAGAGAAGACAAGGTGGCTGAACTCTGGCCGAGGGGATGATGCTTCTGAAGAAGGGCAGAATGGCAGCAGTCCCAAGTCGAAGACTAAG TGGACTAAAGAGGATGGACATAGAACTGCCACCTCTGCTGTCCCTAATCTGTTTGTTCCATTGAACACCAATCCAAAGGAGGTCCAAGAAATGAGGAACAAG ATCCGAGAGCAAAATTTGCAGGATATTAAAACAGCAGGCCCTCAGTCACAGGTTCTTTCTGGGGTAGTTGTGGACAGGAGCCTTGTACAG GGAGAGCTGGTGACTGCATCAAAGGCAATAATTGAGAAAGAATATCAACCCAAAGTCATAGTGAGCACAACAGGACCAAATCCCTTCAATAAACTCACCGATCGAGAACTGGAAGAATATCGCAAAGAAGtagaaagaaagcagaagggACCAGAAG agccttCAGAAGATGGCAGGCCACAGAAAGAGAAGAGCCCCCCTGACCCCAGTTCAGCTCGCACTCCTCCCAGCACGCCCATTAAGATAGAGGAAG GAGATGGATATGCTAAAGAATACCTGTTACCATAG
- the ADD1 gene encoding alpha-adducin isoform X8 yields the protein MNGDSGVGVVTSPPPTTAPHKERYFDRVDENNPEYLRERNMAPDLRQDFNMMEQKKRVSMILQSPAFCEELESMIQEQFKKGKNPTGLLALQQIADFMTTHVPNVYPAAPQGGMAALNMSLGMVTPVNDLRGSDSIAYEKGEKLLRCKLAAFYRLADLFGWSQLIYNHITARVNSEQEHFLIVPFGLLYSEVTASSLVKINIQGDVVDRGSTNLGVNQAGFTLHSAIYAARPDVKCIVHIHTPAGAAVSAMKCGLLPISPEALSLGEVAYHDYHGILVDDEEKVVIQKNLGPKSKVLILRNHGLVSVGETVEEAFYYIHNLVLACEIQVRTLASAGGPDNLVLLDPGKYKAKSRSPESPAGEGTVSHPKWQIGEQEFEALMRMLDNLGYRTGYPYRCPALREKSKKYSDVEIPASVTGYSFTSDGESGISSPLRHSFQKQQREKTRWLNSGRGDDASEEGQNGSSPKSKTKVWTNITHDHVKPLLQSLSSGVCVPSCITNCLWTKEDGHRTATSAVPNLFVPLNTNPKEVQEMRNKIREQNLQDIKTAGPQSQVLSGVVVDRSLVQDAPLSDCTESIEGLDLTEQAFSPAKSLSVRKGELVTASKAIIEKEYQPKVIVSTTGPNPFNKLTDRELEEYRKEVERKQKGPEEPSEDGRPQKEKSPPDPSSARTPPSTPIKIEEGDGYAKEYLLP from the exons ATGAATGGTGATTCTGGTGTGGGGGTGGTGACTTCACCACCTCCAACAACAGCCCCTCATAAAGAGAGGTATTTTGATCGAGTTGATGAAAATAACCCAGAATAtttgagagagagaaatatgGCACCTGACCTTCGCCAGGATTTTAACATGATGGAACAGAAGAAGAGAGTCTCCATGATTCTTCAGAGCCCA GCCTTCTGTGAGGAATTGGAATCCATGATCCAGGAACAGTTCAAGAAGGGGAAGAACCCCACAGGTTTATTGGCTTTGCAGCAGATTGCAGATTTCATGACAACGCACGTTCCAAATGTCTACCCTGCAGCACCTCAAGGTGGAATGGCTGCATTAAACATGA GTCTTGGCATGGTAACACCAGTAAATGATCTGAGAGGGTCTGATTCCATTGCTTATGAAAAAGGGGAGAAGTTGTTACGATGCAAATTGGCAGCTTTCTACAGATTAGCAGATCTCTTTGGCTGGTCTCAGCTTATTTACAATCATATAACA GCCAGAGTAAACTCTGAGCAAGAGCATTTCCTTATTGTACCTTTTGGACTCCTCTATAGTGAAGTCACTGCATCTAGTCTG GTTAAAATCAATATTCAGGGAGATGTGGTTGATCGTGGAAGCACTAACCTGGGAGTAAACCAAGCTGGTTTTACATTGCACTCAGCAATTTATGCAGCCCGACCTGATGTGAAATGCATTGTCCATATCCACACCCCCGCAGGAGCCGCG GTTTCTGCAATGAAATGTGGTCTCTTGCCAATTTCACCTGAAGCACTTTCTCTAGGGGAAGTAGCTTATCATGACTACCATGGTATTTTAGTggatgatgaagaaaaggtggTTATTCAGAAAAATTTGGGACCTAAAAGCAAG GTCCTTATTCTCAGAAACCATGGCCTAGTATCAGTTGGAGAGACTGTTGAGGAGGCTTTCTACTATATTCATAACCTAGTGCTTGCCTGTGAGATACAA GTCCGTACCCTGGCCAGTGCAGGTGGCCCTGACAACTTGGTGCTTCTTGATCCTGGCAAGTACAAAGCCAAGTCTCGCTCCCCTGAGTCTCCAGCAGGTGAGGGTACTGTGTCCCATCCCAAATGGCAGATTGGTGAACAGGAGTTCGAAGCTCTTATGCGAATGCTGGATAATCTG GGTTACAGAACCGGCTACCCATATCGATGCCCTGCTCTGAGAGAGAAATCTAAAAAGTACAGCGATGTTGAGATTCCAGCTAGTGTCACAGGTTACTCCTTTACTAGTGATGGCGAATCAGGCATTTCCTCCCCCCTCAGACACAGTTTTCAGAAACAGCAGCGAGAGAAGACAAGGTGGCTGAACTCTGGCCGAGGGGATGATGCTTCTGAAGAAGGGCAGAATGGCAGCAGTCCCAAGTCGAAGACTAAGGTGTGGACGAACATTACACACGATCACGTGAAACCCTTGCTGCAGTCTCTCTCGTCCGGTGTCTGCGTGCCAAGCTGTATTACCAACTGCTTG TGGACTAAAGAGGATGGACATAGAACTGCCACCTCTGCTGTCCCTAATCTGTTTGTTCCATTGAACACCAATCCAAAGGAGGTCCAAGAAATGAGGAACAAG ATCCGAGAGCAAAATTTGCAGGATATTAAAACAGCAGGCCCTCAGTCACAGGTTCTTTCTGGGGTAGTTGTGGACAGGAGCCTTGTACAG GATGCTCCCCTCTCAGACTGTACGGAATCTATTGAAGGGCTCGATCTCACAGAGCAGGCCTTTAGTCCCGCTAAATCTCTGTCTGTTAGAAAG GGAGAGCTGGTGACTGCATCAAAGGCAATAATTGAGAAAGAATATCAACCCAAAGTCATAGTGAGCACAACAGGACCAAATCCCTTCAATAAACTCACCGATCGAGAACTGGAAGAATATCGCAAAGAAGtagaaagaaagcagaagggACCAGAAG agccttCAGAAGATGGCAGGCCACAGAAAGAGAAGAGCCCCCCTGACCCCAGTTCAGCTCGCACTCCTCCCAGCACGCCCATTAAGATAGAGGAAG GAGATGGATATGCTAAAGAATACCTGTTACCATAG